The following proteins are co-located in the Vidua macroura isolate BioBank_ID:100142 chromosome 1, ASM2450914v1, whole genome shotgun sequence genome:
- the PEX1 gene encoding peroxisomal ATPase PEX1 isoform X2 yields MWGCGDPGGAAAAATVVLSGTRDCFLHLPPALASLLRLQQGQAVKVSCGHQPVFLSWMETRHRGHQGENVAEINRHLAEKLGITDGEQVFLEPCSHVSSCQQVEVEPLTADDWEILELHASSLERHLLDQIRVVFPRAIFPVWVEQHTHVYIRIGTLVPAAPYGRLEPCTELLICPKTHGPEENITSTPATESDILLKNFVKNNMEQKETLKDPFAKQPYLKPGVLEQSKTDAKMTFGSNVLPNIWNFIGNIFSNTSEQKQKTSCDNDETITFKDKLLNLIHMDSIFRVCQSQPPSVQNVSTTHEFLKHNAVHVFPWNLEYIDLDPNPVVSYGKINKLLSPRQRHQEEKQGLPLEKQNHLTSTQDKNPSVSNSGQASSEGSVVQIVWNGFEDLKSVIEYGHDGGALHVGRVWIADGLRKKLHIEIHSTVRIKSVESIPKIPVSLTLQPKQNLHKDIHEDDVKCAFSSWLQDSTTDDHPWIMTSPDCVHLSVKEGMEEFVLSAAHPVHIEENKSENIFILSPSLLQKTNIQVLLHPLSRKADDDNQSPMPDRDQNLPYHKLSDLGGVDKLGTSLFEHISHSLLGRPLSQKLAANAVGLRSGGVLLTGGKGSGKSTLAKAICKEASTRLDAHVEVIDCKALRGKRLVNIRKHVEEAFLEAAWRQPSILLMDDLDHIVGVPSTPEHENSPETVQSNRLVYVLKDLMKEVISMGSLIALIATSQSEHSLHPSLVSAQGTHVFQCFKCIQSPDQKQRYEVLYSIIKKKLNSDPKDFSDLDLQCIAKETEGFVARDFTMLVDRAIHTCASNQNASDNGDLNLSTVDFQKALKDFTPLALRNVNLHKPKDLGWDRIGGLKDVKQMLRDTIMLPAKYPELFANLPIRQRSGVLLYGAPGTGKTLLAGVIARESGMNFISIKGPELLSKYIGASEQAVRDIFNRAQAAKPCIVFFDEFDSIAPRRGHDNTGVTDRVVNQLLTQLDGVEGLQGVYVLAATSRPDLIDPALLRPGRLDKCLYCPPPDQNSRYEILKALSHSLSLANDVDFQDVAAKTEQFTGADLKALLYNAQLEAIHTILNLGLTQDFGSSSDSDFSLSSMVFLNHSSGSDDSATDGEAGLEHSLISLDMSDLLPEDPRSNMYRLYFGSSYESELGNGTPSELSSLCLSGPNSITYDFTSITQRDVASSQPAMLRTASQEGSLENQEQQAEHLRAEISANKARSKNGEDSTLNQSVLPKTTITITQSHLMTALQGMRPSISPDDWKHFTELYDNFQNPKKRKVQTGATFRPGQKITLA; encoded by the exons GGCCAAGCTGTGAAAGTGTCCTGTGGTCATCAGCCGGTATTTTTGAGCTGGATGGAAACGAGGCATCGAGGTCACCAGGGTGAAAATGTTGCAGAGATTAACAGACATTTGGCAGAGAAACTTGGCATCACAGATGGAGAACAG GTTTTTCTTGAGCCCTGTTCCCATGTGTCCTCCTGTCAGCAAGTAGAAGTGGAACCACTCACAGCAGATGATTGGGAAATTCTG GAACTGCATGCTTCCTCCCTTGAAAGACATCTTCTTGACCAGATTCGAGTGGTGTTTCCAAGAGCCATCTTTCCTGTCTGGGTTGAGCAGCACACCCATGTTTACATCAGAATCG GTACACTTGTGCCAGCAGCCCCATATGGGAGATTAGAGCCATGCACAGAGCTTCTGATATGTCCCAAAACACATGGACCTGAGGAGAATATCACCAGCACACCTGCCACAGAAAGTGACATCTTGCTCaaaaattttgtgaaaaataacatggaacaaaaagaaacattaaaggaTCCTTTTGCCAAACAACCTTACTTAAAGCCTGGAGTCCTTGAACAGAGTAAGACTGATGCAAAAATGACGTTTGGCTCAAATGTTCTCCCAAATATATGGAATTTCATAGGGAATATTTTCTCTAATACATCTGAGCAGAAACAAAAGACTTCGTGTGATAACGATGAAACGATCACCTTCAAAGACAAGCTGCTGAACTTAATTCACATGGATTCCATTTTTAGAGTATGTCAGTCCCAGCCTCCCAGTGTACAGAATGTATCCACCACTCATGAATTTCTGAAACACAATGCTGTTCACgtttttccatggaatttaGAATATATTGATTTGGATCCAAATCCTGTAGTATCTTACGGGAAAATTAACAAGCTGCTTTCCCCAAGACAGCGCcatcaagaagaaaaacaaggtcTGCCacttgaaaagcaaaatcattTGACTAGTACACAAGACAAAAACCCTTCTGTTTCTAATAGTGGTCAAGCATCCAGTGAGGGATCTGTTGTTCAAATTGTTTGGAATGGATTTGAAGACCTAAAGAGTGTCATAGAGTATGGCCACGATGGAGGAGCCCTGCATGTTGGAAGAGTTTGG attgCAGATGGTCTGAGAAAAAAACTACATATCGAAATACATTCAACAGTCCGAATTAAGTCAGTTGAATCTATTCCTAAAATTCCTGTATCTCTTACACTGCAACCCAAACAGAACTTA CATAAAGATATACACGAAGATGATGTTAAGTGTGCATTCAGTTCTTGGCTGCAGGATTCCACTACTGATGATCACCCATGGATAATGACAAGCCCAGACTGTGTACATCTGTCTGTTAAAGAAG GAATGGAGGAGTTTGTCCTTAGTGCAGCGCATCCTGTGCATATTGAAGAAAATAAGTCTGAGAATATTTTCATACTAAGTCCCAGTTTGCTGCAAAAGACAAATATACAA GTTCTTTTACATCCTCTAAGTAGAAAAGCTGATGATGACAACCAGTCACCTATGCCTGACAGAGACCAGAACCTTCCATACCACAAACTAAGCGATTTAGG AGGAGTGGACAAATTAGGAACATCTTTATTTGAACACATAAGCCACAGTCTTCTGGGGCGTCCTTTATCTCAAAAGCTGGCTGCTAATGCTGTGGGATTGCGAAGTGGAGGGGTGCTTCTCACAGGAGGAAAG ggaAGTGGAAAGTCAACATTAGCAAAGGCCATCTGCAAAGAAGCTTCCACTAGGCTGGATGCTCATGTAGAAGTAATTGATTGTAAAGCTTTAAGAG GAAAAAGATTAGTAAACATAAGGAAACATGTGGAAGAAGCTTTTTTAGAGGCAGCATGGAGACAACCATCCATTCTTCTGATGGATGATCTTGATCACATTGTCGGAGTACCTTCTACACCAGAGCATGAGAACAGTCCTGAAACTGTTCAAAGCAATAGACTTGTTTATG TTTTGAAAGATCTGATGAAAGAAGTTATTTCCATGGGGAGTTTGATTGCATTAATTGCCACAAGTCAGTCTGAACATTCCCTTCATCCTTCCCTGGTTTCAGCACAAGGAACTCATGTATTTCAGTGCTTCAAATGTATCCAATCTCCAGATCag aagcaAAGATATGAAGTGCTGTATTCcataataaagaagaaattgaaTTCTGATCCGAAGGACTTCTCTGATCTTGACCTCCAGTGTATtgcaaaggaaacagaaggtTTTGTTGCTAGAGATTTTACTATGCTGGTGGATCGTGCCATTCATACCTGTGCTTCTAACCAGAATGCATCAGATAATGGTG attTGAACCTGTCAACTGTGGATTTCCAAAAAGCTCTAAAAGATTTTACTCCATTAGCTCTGAGAAATGTCAACCTTCATAAACCTAAAGACCTTGGCTGGGACAGGATTGGTGGCTTGAAAGATGTGAAGCAAATGCTCAGGGATACCATCATGTTACCTGCAAAG TATCCAGAATTATTTGCCAACCTGCCCATTCGACAGAGATCAGGAGTTCTGCTGTACGGAGCGCCTGGAACAGGAAAGACACTCTTGGCAGGCGTTATTGCAAGAGAGAGTGGAATGAATTTCATCAGCATCAAG GGaccagagctgctcagcaagTACATTGGAGCAAGTGAACAAGCAGTTCGAGATATATTTAACAG agCTCAGGCAGCTAAGCCTTGTATTGTGTTCTTTGATGAGTTTGATTCTATTGCTCCTCGCCGAGGCCACGACAACACGGGAGTCACTGACCGAGTGGTTAACCAGCTATTGACTCAGTTAGATGGTGTGGAAGGCCTGCAAG GAGTTTATGTGCTAGCTGCTACCAGTCGCCCGGATTTGATTGACCCTGCTTTGTTAAGGCCAGGTCGACTGGATAAATGCCTGTACTGTCCACCTCCTGATCAG aattcacGCTATGAAATCTTAAAAGCTCTCAGTCATTCCCTGTCCTTGGCAAATGATGTGGACTTTCAGGATGTGGCAGCAAAAACAGAACAGTTCACAGGGGCTGATTTAAAAGCTTTATTATACAATGCCCAATTAGAGGCAATCCATACTATTTTAAATTTAGGTTTAACACAG GATTTTGGATCTAGTTCTGATAGTGACTTCAGTCTCTCTTCCATGGTTTTTCTAAACCACAGCAGTGGCTCAGATGATTCAGCAACAGATGGAGAAGCAGGGCTAGAGCACTCTCTTATTTCTTTAGATATGTCTGACTTGCTTCCTGAAGATCCAAGGTCCAACATGTATCGTCTTTATTTTGGAAGCTCTTACGAATCAGAGCTGGGGAATGGAACTCCTTCAGAACTG AGCTCTTTGTGTTTGTCTGGTCCAAACTCCATAACTTACGACTTCACCAGCATCACTCAGAGAGATGTTGCATCCTCACAACCTGCAATGCTTAGAACAGCTTCTCAAGAAGGCTCCTTGGAGAACCAGGAGCAGCAAGCAGAGCACCTGAGGGCAGAAATCAGTGCTAACAAGGCCAGAAGCAAGAATGGA GAGGACAGCACCCTTAATCAGTCAGTGCTTCCCAAGACCACTATAACTATTACCCAGTCTCATCTGATGACTGCTCTTCAGGGTATGAGACCATCCATTAGTCCGGACGACTGGAAGCATTTTACTGAAct gtaTGATAATTTTCAGAATCCCAAGAAGAGGAAAGTACAGACTGGTGCAACATTCAGACCAGGACAAAAAATTACTCTAGCTTAG
- the PEX1 gene encoding peroxisomal ATPase PEX1 isoform X1, with amino-acid sequence MWGCGDPGGAAAAATVVLSGTRDCFLHLPPALASLLRLQQGQAVKVSCGHQPVFLSWMETRHRGHQGENVAEINRHLAEKLGITDGEQVFLEPCSHVSSCQQVEVEPLTADDWEILELHASSLERHLLDQIRVVFPRAIFPVWVEQHTHVYIRIGTLVPAAPYGRLEPCTELLICPKTHGPEENITSTPATESDILLKNFVKNNMEQKETLKDPFAKQPYLKPGVLEQSKTDAKMTFGSNVLPNIWNFIGNIFSNTSEQKQKTSCDNDETITFKDKLLNLIHMDSIFRVCQSQPPSVQNVSTTHEFLKHNAVHVFPWNLEYIDLDPNPVVSYGKINKLLSPRQRHQEEKQGLPLEKQNHLTSTQDKNPSVSNSGQASSEGSVVQIVWNGFEDLKSVIEYGHDGGALHVGRVWIADGLRKKLHIEIHSTVRIKSVESIPKIPVSLTLQPKQNLHKDIHEDDVKCAFSSWLQDSTTDDHPWIMTSPDCVHLSVKEGMEEFVLSAAHPVHIEENKSENIFILSPSLLQKTNIQVLLHPLSRKADDDNQSPMPDRDQNLPYHKLSDLGGVDKLGTSLFEHISHSLLGRPLSQKLAANAVGLRSGGVLLTGGKGSGKSTLAKAICKEASTRLDAHVEVIDCKALRGKRLVNIRKHVEEAFLEAAWRQPSILLMDDLDHIVGVPSTPEHENSPETVQSNRLVYVLKDLMKEVISMGSLIALIATSQSEHSLHPSLVSAQGTHVFQCFKCIQSPDQKQRYEVLYSIIKKKLNSDPKDFSDLDLQCIAKETEGFVARDFTMLVDRAIHTCASNQNASDNGADLNLSTVDFQKALKDFTPLALRNVNLHKPKDLGWDRIGGLKDVKQMLRDTIMLPAKYPELFANLPIRQRSGVLLYGAPGTGKTLLAGVIARESGMNFISIKGPELLSKYIGASEQAVRDIFNRAQAAKPCIVFFDEFDSIAPRRGHDNTGVTDRVVNQLLTQLDGVEGLQGVYVLAATSRPDLIDPALLRPGRLDKCLYCPPPDQNSRYEILKALSHSLSLANDVDFQDVAAKTEQFTGADLKALLYNAQLEAIHTILNLGLTQDFGSSSDSDFSLSSMVFLNHSSGSDDSATDGEAGLEHSLISLDMSDLLPEDPRSNMYRLYFGSSYESELGNGTPSELSSLCLSGPNSITYDFTSITQRDVASSQPAMLRTASQEGSLENQEQQAEHLRAEISANKARSKNGEDSTLNQSVLPKTTITITQSHLMTALQGMRPSISPDDWKHFTELYDNFQNPKKRKVQTGATFRPGQKITLA; translated from the exons GGCCAAGCTGTGAAAGTGTCCTGTGGTCATCAGCCGGTATTTTTGAGCTGGATGGAAACGAGGCATCGAGGTCACCAGGGTGAAAATGTTGCAGAGATTAACAGACATTTGGCAGAGAAACTTGGCATCACAGATGGAGAACAG GTTTTTCTTGAGCCCTGTTCCCATGTGTCCTCCTGTCAGCAAGTAGAAGTGGAACCACTCACAGCAGATGATTGGGAAATTCTG GAACTGCATGCTTCCTCCCTTGAAAGACATCTTCTTGACCAGATTCGAGTGGTGTTTCCAAGAGCCATCTTTCCTGTCTGGGTTGAGCAGCACACCCATGTTTACATCAGAATCG GTACACTTGTGCCAGCAGCCCCATATGGGAGATTAGAGCCATGCACAGAGCTTCTGATATGTCCCAAAACACATGGACCTGAGGAGAATATCACCAGCACACCTGCCACAGAAAGTGACATCTTGCTCaaaaattttgtgaaaaataacatggaacaaaaagaaacattaaaggaTCCTTTTGCCAAACAACCTTACTTAAAGCCTGGAGTCCTTGAACAGAGTAAGACTGATGCAAAAATGACGTTTGGCTCAAATGTTCTCCCAAATATATGGAATTTCATAGGGAATATTTTCTCTAATACATCTGAGCAGAAACAAAAGACTTCGTGTGATAACGATGAAACGATCACCTTCAAAGACAAGCTGCTGAACTTAATTCACATGGATTCCATTTTTAGAGTATGTCAGTCCCAGCCTCCCAGTGTACAGAATGTATCCACCACTCATGAATTTCTGAAACACAATGCTGTTCACgtttttccatggaatttaGAATATATTGATTTGGATCCAAATCCTGTAGTATCTTACGGGAAAATTAACAAGCTGCTTTCCCCAAGACAGCGCcatcaagaagaaaaacaaggtcTGCCacttgaaaagcaaaatcattTGACTAGTACACAAGACAAAAACCCTTCTGTTTCTAATAGTGGTCAAGCATCCAGTGAGGGATCTGTTGTTCAAATTGTTTGGAATGGATTTGAAGACCTAAAGAGTGTCATAGAGTATGGCCACGATGGAGGAGCCCTGCATGTTGGAAGAGTTTGG attgCAGATGGTCTGAGAAAAAAACTACATATCGAAATACATTCAACAGTCCGAATTAAGTCAGTTGAATCTATTCCTAAAATTCCTGTATCTCTTACACTGCAACCCAAACAGAACTTA CATAAAGATATACACGAAGATGATGTTAAGTGTGCATTCAGTTCTTGGCTGCAGGATTCCACTACTGATGATCACCCATGGATAATGACAAGCCCAGACTGTGTACATCTGTCTGTTAAAGAAG GAATGGAGGAGTTTGTCCTTAGTGCAGCGCATCCTGTGCATATTGAAGAAAATAAGTCTGAGAATATTTTCATACTAAGTCCCAGTTTGCTGCAAAAGACAAATATACAA GTTCTTTTACATCCTCTAAGTAGAAAAGCTGATGATGACAACCAGTCACCTATGCCTGACAGAGACCAGAACCTTCCATACCACAAACTAAGCGATTTAGG AGGAGTGGACAAATTAGGAACATCTTTATTTGAACACATAAGCCACAGTCTTCTGGGGCGTCCTTTATCTCAAAAGCTGGCTGCTAATGCTGTGGGATTGCGAAGTGGAGGGGTGCTTCTCACAGGAGGAAAG ggaAGTGGAAAGTCAACATTAGCAAAGGCCATCTGCAAAGAAGCTTCCACTAGGCTGGATGCTCATGTAGAAGTAATTGATTGTAAAGCTTTAAGAG GAAAAAGATTAGTAAACATAAGGAAACATGTGGAAGAAGCTTTTTTAGAGGCAGCATGGAGACAACCATCCATTCTTCTGATGGATGATCTTGATCACATTGTCGGAGTACCTTCTACACCAGAGCATGAGAACAGTCCTGAAACTGTTCAAAGCAATAGACTTGTTTATG TTTTGAAAGATCTGATGAAAGAAGTTATTTCCATGGGGAGTTTGATTGCATTAATTGCCACAAGTCAGTCTGAACATTCCCTTCATCCTTCCCTGGTTTCAGCACAAGGAACTCATGTATTTCAGTGCTTCAAATGTATCCAATCTCCAGATCag aagcaAAGATATGAAGTGCTGTATTCcataataaagaagaaattgaaTTCTGATCCGAAGGACTTCTCTGATCTTGACCTCCAGTGTATtgcaaaggaaacagaaggtTTTGTTGCTAGAGATTTTACTATGCTGGTGGATCGTGCCATTCATACCTGTGCTTCTAACCAGAATGCATCAGATAATGGTG cagattTGAACCTGTCAACTGTGGATTTCCAAAAAGCTCTAAAAGATTTTACTCCATTAGCTCTGAGAAATGTCAACCTTCATAAACCTAAAGACCTTGGCTGGGACAGGATTGGTGGCTTGAAAGATGTGAAGCAAATGCTCAGGGATACCATCATGTTACCTGCAAAG TATCCAGAATTATTTGCCAACCTGCCCATTCGACAGAGATCAGGAGTTCTGCTGTACGGAGCGCCTGGAACAGGAAAGACACTCTTGGCAGGCGTTATTGCAAGAGAGAGTGGAATGAATTTCATCAGCATCAAG GGaccagagctgctcagcaagTACATTGGAGCAAGTGAACAAGCAGTTCGAGATATATTTAACAG agCTCAGGCAGCTAAGCCTTGTATTGTGTTCTTTGATGAGTTTGATTCTATTGCTCCTCGCCGAGGCCACGACAACACGGGAGTCACTGACCGAGTGGTTAACCAGCTATTGACTCAGTTAGATGGTGTGGAAGGCCTGCAAG GAGTTTATGTGCTAGCTGCTACCAGTCGCCCGGATTTGATTGACCCTGCTTTGTTAAGGCCAGGTCGACTGGATAAATGCCTGTACTGTCCACCTCCTGATCAG aattcacGCTATGAAATCTTAAAAGCTCTCAGTCATTCCCTGTCCTTGGCAAATGATGTGGACTTTCAGGATGTGGCAGCAAAAACAGAACAGTTCACAGGGGCTGATTTAAAAGCTTTATTATACAATGCCCAATTAGAGGCAATCCATACTATTTTAAATTTAGGTTTAACACAG GATTTTGGATCTAGTTCTGATAGTGACTTCAGTCTCTCTTCCATGGTTTTTCTAAACCACAGCAGTGGCTCAGATGATTCAGCAACAGATGGAGAAGCAGGGCTAGAGCACTCTCTTATTTCTTTAGATATGTCTGACTTGCTTCCTGAAGATCCAAGGTCCAACATGTATCGTCTTTATTTTGGAAGCTCTTACGAATCAGAGCTGGGGAATGGAACTCCTTCAGAACTG AGCTCTTTGTGTTTGTCTGGTCCAAACTCCATAACTTACGACTTCACCAGCATCACTCAGAGAGATGTTGCATCCTCACAACCTGCAATGCTTAGAACAGCTTCTCAAGAAGGCTCCTTGGAGAACCAGGAGCAGCAAGCAGAGCACCTGAGGGCAGAAATCAGTGCTAACAAGGCCAGAAGCAAGAATGGA GAGGACAGCACCCTTAATCAGTCAGTGCTTCCCAAGACCACTATAACTATTACCCAGTCTCATCTGATGACTGCTCTTCAGGGTATGAGACCATCCATTAGTCCGGACGACTGGAAGCATTTTACTGAAct gtaTGATAATTTTCAGAATCCCAAGAAGAGGAAAGTACAGACTGGTGCAACATTCAGACCAGGACAAAAAATTACTCTAGCTTAG
- the PEX1 gene encoding peroxisomal ATPase PEX1 isoform X3, translating to MWGCGDPGGAAAAATVVLSGTRDCFLHLPPALASLLRLQQGQAVKVSCGHQPVFLSWMETRHRGHQGENVAEINRHLAEKLGITDGEQVFLEPCSHVSSCQQVEVEPLTADDWEILELHASSLERHLLDQIRVVFPRAIFPVWVEQHTHVYIRIGTLVPAAPYGRLEPCTELLICPKTHGPEENITSTPATESDILLKNFVKNNMEQKETLKDPFAKQPYLKPGVLEQSKTDAKMTFGSNVLPNIWNFIGNIFSNTSEQKQKTSCDNDETITFKDKLLNLIHMDSIFRVCQSQPPSVQNVSTTHEFLKHNAVHVFPWNLEYIDLDPNPVVSYGKINKLLSPRQRHQEEKQGLPLEKQNHLTSTQDKNPSVSNSGQASSEGSVVQIVWNGFEDLKSVIEYGHDGGALHVGRVWIADGLRKKLHIEIHSTVRIKSVESIPKIPVSLTLQPKQNLHKDIHEDDVKCAFSSWLQDSTTDDHPWIMTSPDCVHLSVKEGMEEFVLSAAHPVHIEENKSENIFILSPSLLQKTNIQVLLHPLSRKADDDNQSPMPDRDQNLPYHKLSDLGGVDKLGTSLFEHISHSLLGRPLSQKLAANAVGLRSGGVLLTGGKGSGKSTLAKAICKEASTRLDAHVEVIDCKALRGKRLVNIRKHVEEAFLEAAWRQPSILLMDDLDHIVGVPSTPEHENSPETVQSNRLVYVLKDLMKEVISMGSLIALIATSQSEHSLHPSLVSAQGTHVFQCFKCIQSPDQKQRYEVLYSIIKKKLNSDPKDFSDLDLQCIAKETEGFVARDFTMLVDRAIHTCASNQNASDNGADLNLSTVDFQKALKDFTPLALRNVNLHKPKDLGWDRIGGLKDVKQMLRDTIMLPAKYPELFANLPIRQRSGVLLYGAPGTGKTLLAGVIARESGMNFISIKGPELLSKYIGASEQAVRDIFNRAQAAKPCIVFFDEFDSIAPRRGHDNTGVTDRVVNQLLTQLDGVEGLQGVYVLAATSRPDLIDPALLRPGRLDKCLYCPPPDQNSRYEILKALSHSLSLANDVDFQDVAAKTEQFTGADLKALLYNAQLEAIHTILNLGLTQDFGSSSDSDFSLSSMVFLNHSSGSDDSATDGEAGLEHSLISLDMSDLLPEDPRSNMYRLYFGSSYESELGNGTPSELIILSSPQ from the exons GGCCAAGCTGTGAAAGTGTCCTGTGGTCATCAGCCGGTATTTTTGAGCTGGATGGAAACGAGGCATCGAGGTCACCAGGGTGAAAATGTTGCAGAGATTAACAGACATTTGGCAGAGAAACTTGGCATCACAGATGGAGAACAG GTTTTTCTTGAGCCCTGTTCCCATGTGTCCTCCTGTCAGCAAGTAGAAGTGGAACCACTCACAGCAGATGATTGGGAAATTCTG GAACTGCATGCTTCCTCCCTTGAAAGACATCTTCTTGACCAGATTCGAGTGGTGTTTCCAAGAGCCATCTTTCCTGTCTGGGTTGAGCAGCACACCCATGTTTACATCAGAATCG GTACACTTGTGCCAGCAGCCCCATATGGGAGATTAGAGCCATGCACAGAGCTTCTGATATGTCCCAAAACACATGGACCTGAGGAGAATATCACCAGCACACCTGCCACAGAAAGTGACATCTTGCTCaaaaattttgtgaaaaataacatggaacaaaaagaaacattaaaggaTCCTTTTGCCAAACAACCTTACTTAAAGCCTGGAGTCCTTGAACAGAGTAAGACTGATGCAAAAATGACGTTTGGCTCAAATGTTCTCCCAAATATATGGAATTTCATAGGGAATATTTTCTCTAATACATCTGAGCAGAAACAAAAGACTTCGTGTGATAACGATGAAACGATCACCTTCAAAGACAAGCTGCTGAACTTAATTCACATGGATTCCATTTTTAGAGTATGTCAGTCCCAGCCTCCCAGTGTACAGAATGTATCCACCACTCATGAATTTCTGAAACACAATGCTGTTCACgtttttccatggaatttaGAATATATTGATTTGGATCCAAATCCTGTAGTATCTTACGGGAAAATTAACAAGCTGCTTTCCCCAAGACAGCGCcatcaagaagaaaaacaaggtcTGCCacttgaaaagcaaaatcattTGACTAGTACACAAGACAAAAACCCTTCTGTTTCTAATAGTGGTCAAGCATCCAGTGAGGGATCTGTTGTTCAAATTGTTTGGAATGGATTTGAAGACCTAAAGAGTGTCATAGAGTATGGCCACGATGGAGGAGCCCTGCATGTTGGAAGAGTTTGG attgCAGATGGTCTGAGAAAAAAACTACATATCGAAATACATTCAACAGTCCGAATTAAGTCAGTTGAATCTATTCCTAAAATTCCTGTATCTCTTACACTGCAACCCAAACAGAACTTA CATAAAGATATACACGAAGATGATGTTAAGTGTGCATTCAGTTCTTGGCTGCAGGATTCCACTACTGATGATCACCCATGGATAATGACAAGCCCAGACTGTGTACATCTGTCTGTTAAAGAAG GAATGGAGGAGTTTGTCCTTAGTGCAGCGCATCCTGTGCATATTGAAGAAAATAAGTCTGAGAATATTTTCATACTAAGTCCCAGTTTGCTGCAAAAGACAAATATACAA GTTCTTTTACATCCTCTAAGTAGAAAAGCTGATGATGACAACCAGTCACCTATGCCTGACAGAGACCAGAACCTTCCATACCACAAACTAAGCGATTTAGG AGGAGTGGACAAATTAGGAACATCTTTATTTGAACACATAAGCCACAGTCTTCTGGGGCGTCCTTTATCTCAAAAGCTGGCTGCTAATGCTGTGGGATTGCGAAGTGGAGGGGTGCTTCTCACAGGAGGAAAG ggaAGTGGAAAGTCAACATTAGCAAAGGCCATCTGCAAAGAAGCTTCCACTAGGCTGGATGCTCATGTAGAAGTAATTGATTGTAAAGCTTTAAGAG GAAAAAGATTAGTAAACATAAGGAAACATGTGGAAGAAGCTTTTTTAGAGGCAGCATGGAGACAACCATCCATTCTTCTGATGGATGATCTTGATCACATTGTCGGAGTACCTTCTACACCAGAGCATGAGAACAGTCCTGAAACTGTTCAAAGCAATAGACTTGTTTATG TTTTGAAAGATCTGATGAAAGAAGTTATTTCCATGGGGAGTTTGATTGCATTAATTGCCACAAGTCAGTCTGAACATTCCCTTCATCCTTCCCTGGTTTCAGCACAAGGAACTCATGTATTTCAGTGCTTCAAATGTATCCAATCTCCAGATCag aagcaAAGATATGAAGTGCTGTATTCcataataaagaagaaattgaaTTCTGATCCGAAGGACTTCTCTGATCTTGACCTCCAGTGTATtgcaaaggaaacagaaggtTTTGTTGCTAGAGATTTTACTATGCTGGTGGATCGTGCCATTCATACCTGTGCTTCTAACCAGAATGCATCAGATAATGGTG cagattTGAACCTGTCAACTGTGGATTTCCAAAAAGCTCTAAAAGATTTTACTCCATTAGCTCTGAGAAATGTCAACCTTCATAAACCTAAAGACCTTGGCTGGGACAGGATTGGTGGCTTGAAAGATGTGAAGCAAATGCTCAGGGATACCATCATGTTACCTGCAAAG TATCCAGAATTATTTGCCAACCTGCCCATTCGACAGAGATCAGGAGTTCTGCTGTACGGAGCGCCTGGAACAGGAAAGACACTCTTGGCAGGCGTTATTGCAAGAGAGAGTGGAATGAATTTCATCAGCATCAAG GGaccagagctgctcagcaagTACATTGGAGCAAGTGAACAAGCAGTTCGAGATATATTTAACAG agCTCAGGCAGCTAAGCCTTGTATTGTGTTCTTTGATGAGTTTGATTCTATTGCTCCTCGCCGAGGCCACGACAACACGGGAGTCACTGACCGAGTGGTTAACCAGCTATTGACTCAGTTAGATGGTGTGGAAGGCCTGCAAG GAGTTTATGTGCTAGCTGCTACCAGTCGCCCGGATTTGATTGACCCTGCTTTGTTAAGGCCAGGTCGACTGGATAAATGCCTGTACTGTCCACCTCCTGATCAG aattcacGCTATGAAATCTTAAAAGCTCTCAGTCATTCCCTGTCCTTGGCAAATGATGTGGACTTTCAGGATGTGGCAGCAAAAACAGAACAGTTCACAGGGGCTGATTTAAAAGCTTTATTATACAATGCCCAATTAGAGGCAATCCATACTATTTTAAATTTAGGTTTAACACAG GATTTTGGATCTAGTTCTGATAGTGACTTCAGTCTCTCTTCCATGGTTTTTCTAAACCACAGCAGTGGCTCAGATGATTCAGCAACAGATGGAGAAGCAGGGCTAGAGCACTCTCTTATTTCTTTAGATATGTCTGACTTGCTTCCTGAAGATCCAAGGTCCAACATGTATCGTCTTTATTTTGGAAGCTCTTACGAATCAGAGCTGGGGAATGGAACTCCTTCAGAACTG ATTATACTTAGTAGTCCACAATGA